In a genomic window of Salvelinus fontinalis isolate EN_2023a chromosome 7, ASM2944872v1, whole genome shotgun sequence:
- the LOC129859155 gene encoding GRB2-associated and regulator of MAPK protein 1-like isoform X2 gives MDLGSMLYNNLKDVSWSTTSLPLDRLVSVYRLPQIVKLDSGELVDGLRDHDYLLIHSCRQWTTITAHSLEEGHYVIGPKIEIPVHYEGQFKLLEQDRDVKEPVQYFNSVEEVAKAFPERVYVMEEITFNVKMASGECNEDTEVYNITLSTGDELTLMGQAEILYAKASKEKSRFNTIFKKISKLNSISKMANRGKMPCLICMNHRTNESVSLPFQCKGRFSTCSPLELQMQEGEHTIRDIVEKTRLPVNVTVPGSPPRNQHDLHLIREGHRYKFVNIQTKTVVVGCVLRSNKILPVHFPLHMASMPKFIIPEGLLQSELWLDTMVHRWFTFCQEQFDIDDYSRAVRDVRTDWNDVDGKSPKKSSGSGSSSSNGCPSHMHVPSSLTYARDELTQSFHRLSVCVYGNNLHSNSEVNLQGFMTLCGDWALLPPEGVPVDSVDTEYLLPELLENMSQSVLKSDVPYEELWLDHLRSSRGGGHSVGGEDPRSTSNTIGTSMAVLSYPVSSSHVGPMISSEICLPPPPVPPKSEAVKEECRLLNAPPIPPRSSKQMMSTPTMSTTTPAGAKTRQTETRSPSPTLSYYASGLHSIGGGETEVTEAEEQNHVCYPCNWVKTNEDSPRTPHVSPPFDGVPSRLSWPNDFCGGASQGMEEFLPIHCQSYYSYPRKRPLGTPKSPCTSSLFDFDGREQSSNAVPFKASYTNQFCTKSSSYTLEMYRDNTIEECNTKQSLSCPILPPRTPKSNETSKGTDAVKGTEQDTLKCLVSQQHDQVTATDIFSISYPPLPPPSLSSLSAPAPGGPWQPPTNLSGLSIEELSKSLRFIGLSDDIVSLFVTEKIDGNLLLQLTEEILSEDFKLSKLQVKKLMQFINGWRPKI, from the exons ATGGACCTTGGATCAATGCTGTACAACAATTTGAAAGATGTATCATGGAGCACGACGTCTTTACCCTTAGATCGACTTGTCAGTGTTTATAGACTGCCGCAAATTGTCAAGTTGGACAGTG GTGAGTTGGTGGACGGCTTACGAGACCATGACTACCTCTTGATTCATTCCTGTCGGCAATGGACAACAATCACTGCACACAGTCTGGAGGAGGGCCATTATGTCATTGGGCCCAAAATAGAGATCCCAGTGCattatgaag GTCAGTTTAAGCTGCTGGAGCAGGACAGAGATGTCAAGGAGCCGGTGCAGTACTTCAACAGCGTGGAGGAGGTGGCCAAAGCATTTCCCGAACGGGTTTATGTCATGGAGGAAATTACGTTCAATGTGAAG ATGGCTTCAGGCGAATGCAACGAGGACACGGAGGTGTACAACATCACACTAAGCACTGGTGATGAGCTCACCCTCATGGGCCAGGCAGAGATCCTGTACGCCAAGGCGTCCAAGGAGAAGTCGCGCTTCAACACAATCTTCAAGAAGATCAGCAAACTCAACTCTATCAGCAAGATGGCGAACCGTGGCAAGATGCCCTGCCTCATCTGCATGAACCACCGGACCAACGAGAGTGTCAGCCTGCCCTTCCAGTGTAAGGGCCGCTTTAGCACCTGCAGCCCGCTAGAGCTCCAGATGCAGGAGGGCGAGCACACCATCCGTGACATCGTGGAGAAGACCCGTCTGCCCGTCAACGTCACTGTGCCTGGCAGCCCGCCGCGCAACCAGCACGACCTGCACCTGATCCGCGAGGGCCACCGCTACAAGTTTGTCAACATCCAGACCAAAACGGTGGTGGTGGGCTGCGTGCTGCGCAGTAACAAGATCCTCCCTGTCCACTTCCCACTCCACATGGCCTCCATGCCCAAGTTCATCATCCCTGAAGGGCTGCTGCAAAGTGAGCTGTGGCTGGACACCATGGTGCACCGCTGGTTCACCTTCTGCCAGGAGCAGTTTGACATTGACGACTATTCCCGTGCTGTGCGCGATGTCAGGACCGACTGGAACGACGTCGACGGGAAGAGCCCCAAGAAGAGCAGTGGGAgcggtagtagcagcagcaatgGCTGCCCCTCCCACATGCACGTGCCCAGCTCTCTCACGTACGCCCGCGACGAGCTTACCCAGTCATTCCACAGACTGTCTGTGTGCGTCTACGGCAACAACCTGCACAGCAACAGCGAGGTCAACCTGCAGGGCTTCATGACGCTGTGTGGGGACTGGGCGCTCCTGCCGCCCGAGGGCGTGCCGGTCGACTCGGTCGACACAGAGTACCTCTTACCTGAGCTGCTGGAGAACATGAGCCAGTCCGTCCTTAAGTCGGATGTGCCCTACGAGGAGCTGTGGCTGGACCACTTGAGATCAAGTCGGGGAGGAGGGCACAGTGTTGGCGGCGAGGACCCGAGAAGCACCAGCAACACCATCGGCACCTCCATGGCGGTCCTATCGTACCCCGTCTCCTCCAGTCATGTGGGCCCAATGATCAGCTCTGAAATTTGTCTACCTCCGCCCCCAGTCCCTCCAAAGTCCGAAGCT GTGAAGGAAGAATGTCGTCTATTGAACGCCCCTCCCATTCCCCCCCGAAGTTCCAAGCAGATGATGTCCACCCCAACGATGTCCACCACAACGCCGGCTGGAGCTAAGACGCGGCAGACGGAAACGCGCTCTCCAAGCCCTACTCTCTCCTACTACGCCTCAGGCCTACACAGCAT tggaggaggagagactgaagTGACCGAGGCGGAGGAGCAGAACCACGTGTGTTACCCCTGTAACTGGGTCAAGACCAACGAGGACAGCCCTAGAACACCTCACGTGAGCCCACCGTTCGACGGCGTCCCTTCTAGACTATCGTGGCCCAACGACTTCTGTGGAGGGGCTTCTCAAGGCATGGAGGAGTTCCTGCCCATCCACTGTCAAAGTTACTACAGCTATCCCCGAAAAAGACCCCTGGGCACGCCTAAGTCGCCATGCACTTCCAGCCTTTTTGATTTTGACGGAAGAGAGCAGAGCAGTAACGCTGTCCCCTTCAAAGCCTCGTACACTAATCAGTTTTGCACCAAGTCGTCGAGCTACACCCTGGAAATGTACAGAGATAATACTATTGAAGAATGTAACACTAAACAAAGCCTGTCGTGCCCCATCTTGCCACCGAGGACGCCCAAATCAAACGAGACAAGTAAAGGTACAGATGCAGTCAAAGGTACGGAGCAGGACACTCTAAAGTGCCTGGTCAGCCAACAACACGATCAGGTCACGGCGACAGACATATTCTCCATTTCCTATCCGCCCCTCCCCCCACCGTCactatcctccctctctgcacCAGCCCCCGGAGGACCTTGGCAACCACCCACCAACCTATCTGGACTCTCCATCGAAGAGTTGTCCAAATCGTTACGGTTCATTGGCCTCTCCGACGACATTGTGTCTTTGTTCGTCACGGAGAAAATCGATGGAAATCTTCTCCTGCAGCTCACGGAAGAGATTCTGTCAGAGGACTTCAAGTTAAGCAAACTCCAAGTGAAGAAACTTATGCAGTTTATTAACGGTTGGAGGCCTAAAATATAA
- the LOC129859157 gene encoding neutrophil cytosol factor 2-like isoform X1 — MHALYEVRLPISILKITGPRLLQHQLKITGPRLLQHQQKITGPRLLQHQLKITGPRLLQHQLKITGPRLLQEDSQEISLFLWDEAVACFERGDSAASLGTFLDIQEKNSKIFFNIGCLHLINKNLDAAEKAFDGSIGKDGHLAVAFFQRALTFYKKERYEESFADFQHAFRELRGNQLIDYKPLGLRYKLYACEVLHNMALAHAQLGQWEKAKETLLTALNLRTEAKLSHIDRGLECILKQKLFEPVEVPAKVLFKPNKNYVAELEKKDYLGKAKVVSSIVFQDEFSGFAPLQPQVEEVPTRPKAPEVLRALEEGEPHTVLFEFVPETSDELAVVPGNIVFVLNSGEDNWASVIFNERRGLVPYNFLERLEITLTSKQDQDGTDKDDIPASPRREPPNRPQRKSALAAENQSIGDTETEYCQIEESSLCVVKVHFTYTIAICMVPGLPYTTTLEKISNKLGLPAMAITLRYGPV, encoded by the exons ATGCATGCATTGTACGAAGTaag GCTACCAATATCCATCTTGAAGATCACTGGGCCTAGGCTACTCCAACACCAGTTGAAGATCACTGGGCCTAGGCTACTTCAACATCAGCAGAAGATCACTGGGCCTAGGCTACTCCAACACCAGTTGAAGATCACTGGGCCTAGGCTACTCCAACACCAGTTGAAGATCACTGGGCCTAGGCTACTTCAAGAAGACAGCCAAGAGATATCTCTGTTCTTG TGGGATGAGGCAGTGGCCTGTTTCGAACGGGGGGACTCTGCTGCTTCCCTTGGAACATTTCTGGACATCCAGGAAAAGAACTCCAAAATCTTTTTCAACATTGGCTGTCTACATTTGATTAATAAGAACCTAGATGCAGCTGAAAAG GCTTTCGATGGCAGTATCGGAAAGGATGGACACTTGGCTGTTGCATTCTTTCAAAGAGCATTGACATTCTACAAAAAAGAGAG GTATGAGGAGTCTTTTGCTGATTTCCAACATGCCTTCAGGGAGTTGAGGGGGAACCAGCTGATCGACTACAAACCTCTTGGTCTGAGATACAAATTATATGCTTGTGAG GTACTGCACAACATGGCGCTGGCCCATGCTCAGCTGGGTCAGTGGGAAAAAGCCAAAGAGACCCTCCTGACAGCTCTGAACCTCAGGACTGAGGCCAAACTCAGCCACATTGACAGAGGTCTGGAGTGCATCCTG AAGCAGAAGCTGTTTGAGCCAGTTGAGGTCCCGGCGAAAGTTCTGTTCAAGCCAAACAAGAACTACGTGGCTGAACTGGAGAAGAAGGACTACCTGGGCAAGGCCAAG GTTGTTTCTTCCATCGTCTTCCAGGATGAGTTCTCTGGCTTTGCTCCTTTACAGCCACAG GTTGAAGAGGTTCCTACCAGACCAAAGGCGCCTGAAGTTCTAAG ggctctggaggaGGGTGAGCCTCACACTGTCCTCTTTGAGTTTGTCCCCGAGACAAGTGATGAGTTAGCTGTGGTGCCTGGCAATATCGTCTTTGTGCTGAACAGCGGAGAAGACAACTGGGCATCTGTCATCTTCAATGAAAGA AGGGGACTTGTTCCTTATAATTTCCTGGAGCGTTTGGAAATAACCTTAACATCTAAGCAAGATCAG GATGGGACAGACAAGGATGACATCCCAGCGTCACCTAGACGAGAACCACCGAATAGACCTCAAAGAAAATCTG CTTTGGCTGCTGAAAATCAGAGCATTGGGGACACAGAAACAGAG TATTGCCAGATTGAAGAGTCATCACTGTGTGTAGTGAAAGTGCACTTCACATACACCATAGCAATCTGCATGGTGCCTGGACTTCCCTACACAACCACTCTGGAGAAAATCAGTAACAAATTGGGCCTTCCTGCCATGGCAATCACCTTGAGGTATGGCCCTGTTTAA
- the LOC129859157 gene encoding neutrophil cytosol factor 2-like isoform X2, which produces MSFVNTLKQWDEAVACFERGDSAASLGTFLDIQEKNSKIFFNIGCLHLINKNLDAAEKAFDGSIGKDGHLAVAFFQRALTFYKKERYEESFADFQHAFRELRGNQLIDYKPLGLRYKLYACEVLHNMALAHAQLGQWEKAKETLLTALNLRTEAKLSHIDRGLECILKQKLFEPVEVPAKVLFKPNKNYVAELEKKDYLGKAKVVSSIVFQDEFSGFAPLQPQVEEVPTRPKAPEVLRALEEGEPHTVLFEFVPETSDELAVVPGNIVFVLNSGEDNWASVIFNERRGLVPYNFLERLEITLTSKQDQDGTDKDDIPASPRREPPNRPQRKSALAAENQSIGDTETEYCQIEESSLCVVKVHFTYTIAICMVPGLPYTTTLEKISNKLGLPAMAITLRYAMHTDSGKIVIDENTRMEDVWSRVHNGRLTLWCDLKEGMSEQLQSQTQLMALHSYESSTPEDLEFHQGDTILLLSKVNDDWFEGQCNGKIGIFPASFVEEVPMKDK; this is translated from the exons ATGTCATTTGTGAATACTCTAAAACAGTGGGATGAGGCAGTGGCCTGTTTCGAACGGGGGGACTCTGCTGCTTCCCTTGGAACATTTCTGGACATCCAGGAAAAGAACTCCAAAATCTTTTTCAACATTGGCTGTCTACATTTGATTAATAAGAACCTAGATGCAGCTGAAAAG GCTTTCGATGGCAGTATCGGAAAGGATGGACACTTGGCTGTTGCATTCTTTCAAAGAGCATTGACATTCTACAAAAAAGAGAG GTATGAGGAGTCTTTTGCTGATTTCCAACATGCCTTCAGGGAGTTGAGGGGGAACCAGCTGATCGACTACAAACCTCTTGGTCTGAGATACAAATTATATGCTTGTGAG GTACTGCACAACATGGCGCTGGCCCATGCTCAGCTGGGTCAGTGGGAAAAAGCCAAAGAGACCCTCCTGACAGCTCTGAACCTCAGGACTGAGGCCAAACTCAGCCACATTGACAGAGGTCTGGAGTGCATCCTG AAGCAGAAGCTGTTTGAGCCAGTTGAGGTCCCGGCGAAAGTTCTGTTCAAGCCAAACAAGAACTACGTGGCTGAACTGGAGAAGAAGGACTACCTGGGCAAGGCCAAG GTTGTTTCTTCCATCGTCTTCCAGGATGAGTTCTCTGGCTTTGCTCCTTTACAGCCACAG GTTGAAGAGGTTCCTACCAGACCAAAGGCGCCTGAAGTTCTAAG ggctctggaggaGGGTGAGCCTCACACTGTCCTCTTTGAGTTTGTCCCCGAGACAAGTGATGAGTTAGCTGTGGTGCCTGGCAATATCGTCTTTGTGCTGAACAGCGGAGAAGACAACTGGGCATCTGTCATCTTCAATGAAAGA AGGGGACTTGTTCCTTATAATTTCCTGGAGCGTTTGGAAATAACCTTAACATCTAAGCAAGATCAG GATGGGACAGACAAGGATGACATCCCAGCGTCACCTAGACGAGAACCACCGAATAGACCTCAAAGAAAATCTG CTTTGGCTGCTGAAAATCAGAGCATTGGGGACACAGAAACAGAG TATTGCCAGATTGAAGAGTCATCACTGTGTGTAGTGAAAGTGCACTTCACATACACCATAGCAATCTGCATGGTGCCTGGACTTCCCTACACAACCACTCTGGAGAAAATCAGTAACAAATTGGGCCTTCCTGCCATGGCAATCACCTTGAGGTATG CTATGCACACAGATTCCGGTAAAATAGTGATTGATGAGAACACGAGGATGGAAGATGTTTGGAGCCGTGTCCACAATGGTCGTCTAACACTGTGGTGTGATCTCAAGGAG GGTATGAGTGAGCAGCTGCAAAGCCAGACTCAACTGATGGCCCTTCATTCCTACGAGTCTTCAACTCCAGAGGACCTCGAGTTCCATCAAGGAGATACCATCTTACTTCTCTCCAAAG TCAATGACGATTGGTTTGAGGGACAGTGCAACGGGAAGATTGGCATATTCCCAGCCTCCTTTGTGGAAGAAGTTCCCATGAAAGATAAATAA
- the LOC129859155 gene encoding GRB2-associated and regulator of MAPK protein 1-like isoform X1 → MDLGSMLYNNLKDVSWSTTSLPLDRLVSVYRLPQIVKLDSGELVDGLRDHDYLLIHSCRQWTTITAHSLEEGHYVIGPKIEIPVHYEGQFKLLEQDRDVKEPVQYFNSVEEVAKAFPERVYVMEEITFNVKMASGECNEDTEVYNITLSTGDELTLMGQAEILYAKASKEKSRFNTIFKKISKLNSISKMANRGKMPCLICMNHRTNESVSLPFQCKGRFSTCSPLELQMQEGEHTIRDIVEKTRLPVNVTVPGSPPRNQHDLHLIREGHRYKFVNIQTKTVVVGCVLRSNKILPVHFPLHMASMPKFIIPEGLLQSELWLDTMVHRWFTFCQEQFDIDDYSRAVRDVRTDWNDVDGKSPKKSSGSGSSSSNGCPSHMHVPSSLTYARDELTQSFHRLSVCVYGNNLHSNSEVNLQGFMTLCGDWALLPPEGVPVDSVDTEYLLPELLENMSQSVLKSDVPYEELWLDHLRSSRGGGHSVGGEDPRSTSNTIGTSMAVLSYPVSSSHVGPMISSEICLPPPPVPPKSEAVKEECRLLNAPPIPPRSSKQMMSTPTMSTTTPAGAKTRQTETRSPSPTLSYYASGLHSISGGGETEVTEAEEQNHVCYPCNWVKTNEDSPRTPHVSPPFDGVPSRLSWPNDFCGGASQGMEEFLPIHCQSYYSYPRKRPLGTPKSPCTSSLFDFDGREQSSNAVPFKASYTNQFCTKSSSYTLEMYRDNTIEECNTKQSLSCPILPPRTPKSNETSKGTDAVKGTEQDTLKCLVSQQHDQVTATDIFSISYPPLPPPSLSSLSAPAPGGPWQPPTNLSGLSIEELSKSLRFIGLSDDIVSLFVTEKIDGNLLLQLTEEILSEDFKLSKLQVKKLMQFINGWRPKI, encoded by the exons ATGGACCTTGGATCAATGCTGTACAACAATTTGAAAGATGTATCATGGAGCACGACGTCTTTACCCTTAGATCGACTTGTCAGTGTTTATAGACTGCCGCAAATTGTCAAGTTGGACAGTG GTGAGTTGGTGGACGGCTTACGAGACCATGACTACCTCTTGATTCATTCCTGTCGGCAATGGACAACAATCACTGCACACAGTCTGGAGGAGGGCCATTATGTCATTGGGCCCAAAATAGAGATCCCAGTGCattatgaag GTCAGTTTAAGCTGCTGGAGCAGGACAGAGATGTCAAGGAGCCGGTGCAGTACTTCAACAGCGTGGAGGAGGTGGCCAAAGCATTTCCCGAACGGGTTTATGTCATGGAGGAAATTACGTTCAATGTGAAG ATGGCTTCAGGCGAATGCAACGAGGACACGGAGGTGTACAACATCACACTAAGCACTGGTGATGAGCTCACCCTCATGGGCCAGGCAGAGATCCTGTACGCCAAGGCGTCCAAGGAGAAGTCGCGCTTCAACACAATCTTCAAGAAGATCAGCAAACTCAACTCTATCAGCAAGATGGCGAACCGTGGCAAGATGCCCTGCCTCATCTGCATGAACCACCGGACCAACGAGAGTGTCAGCCTGCCCTTCCAGTGTAAGGGCCGCTTTAGCACCTGCAGCCCGCTAGAGCTCCAGATGCAGGAGGGCGAGCACACCATCCGTGACATCGTGGAGAAGACCCGTCTGCCCGTCAACGTCACTGTGCCTGGCAGCCCGCCGCGCAACCAGCACGACCTGCACCTGATCCGCGAGGGCCACCGCTACAAGTTTGTCAACATCCAGACCAAAACGGTGGTGGTGGGCTGCGTGCTGCGCAGTAACAAGATCCTCCCTGTCCACTTCCCACTCCACATGGCCTCCATGCCCAAGTTCATCATCCCTGAAGGGCTGCTGCAAAGTGAGCTGTGGCTGGACACCATGGTGCACCGCTGGTTCACCTTCTGCCAGGAGCAGTTTGACATTGACGACTATTCCCGTGCTGTGCGCGATGTCAGGACCGACTGGAACGACGTCGACGGGAAGAGCCCCAAGAAGAGCAGTGGGAgcggtagtagcagcagcaatgGCTGCCCCTCCCACATGCACGTGCCCAGCTCTCTCACGTACGCCCGCGACGAGCTTACCCAGTCATTCCACAGACTGTCTGTGTGCGTCTACGGCAACAACCTGCACAGCAACAGCGAGGTCAACCTGCAGGGCTTCATGACGCTGTGTGGGGACTGGGCGCTCCTGCCGCCCGAGGGCGTGCCGGTCGACTCGGTCGACACAGAGTACCTCTTACCTGAGCTGCTGGAGAACATGAGCCAGTCCGTCCTTAAGTCGGATGTGCCCTACGAGGAGCTGTGGCTGGACCACTTGAGATCAAGTCGGGGAGGAGGGCACAGTGTTGGCGGCGAGGACCCGAGAAGCACCAGCAACACCATCGGCACCTCCATGGCGGTCCTATCGTACCCCGTCTCCTCCAGTCATGTGGGCCCAATGATCAGCTCTGAAATTTGTCTACCTCCGCCCCCAGTCCCTCCAAAGTCCGAAGCT GTGAAGGAAGAATGTCGTCTATTGAACGCCCCTCCCATTCCCCCCCGAAGTTCCAAGCAGATGATGTCCACCCCAACGATGTCCACCACAACGCCGGCTGGAGCTAAGACGCGGCAGACGGAAACGCGCTCTCCAAGCCCTACTCTCTCCTACTACGCCTCAGGCCTACACAGCAT cagtggaggaggagagactgaagTGACCGAGGCGGAGGAGCAGAACCACGTGTGTTACCCCTGTAACTGGGTCAAGACCAACGAGGACAGCCCTAGAACACCTCACGTGAGCCCACCGTTCGACGGCGTCCCTTCTAGACTATCGTGGCCCAACGACTTCTGTGGAGGGGCTTCTCAAGGCATGGAGGAGTTCCTGCCCATCCACTGTCAAAGTTACTACAGCTATCCCCGAAAAAGACCCCTGGGCACGCCTAAGTCGCCATGCACTTCCAGCCTTTTTGATTTTGACGGAAGAGAGCAGAGCAGTAACGCTGTCCCCTTCAAAGCCTCGTACACTAATCAGTTTTGCACCAAGTCGTCGAGCTACACCCTGGAAATGTACAGAGATAATACTATTGAAGAATGTAACACTAAACAAAGCCTGTCGTGCCCCATCTTGCCACCGAGGACGCCCAAATCAAACGAGACAAGTAAAGGTACAGATGCAGTCAAAGGTACGGAGCAGGACACTCTAAAGTGCCTGGTCAGCCAACAACACGATCAGGTCACGGCGACAGACATATTCTCCATTTCCTATCCGCCCCTCCCCCCACCGTCactatcctccctctctgcacCAGCCCCCGGAGGACCTTGGCAACCACCCACCAACCTATCTGGACTCTCCATCGAAGAGTTGTCCAAATCGTTACGGTTCATTGGCCTCTCCGACGACATTGTGTCTTTGTTCGTCACGGAGAAAATCGATGGAAATCTTCTCCTGCAGCTCACGGAAGAGATTCTGTCAGAGGACTTCAAGTTAAGCAAACTCCAAGTGAAGAAACTTATGCAGTTTATTAACGGTTGGAGGCCTAAAATATAA